From Erigeron canadensis isolate Cc75 chromosome 8, C_canadensis_v1, whole genome shotgun sequence, one genomic window encodes:
- the LOC122609676 gene encoding sugar transporter ERD6-like 16: MAITEHRDIEKGDNKGLEDLFEPLIDDYSSKKNFNDEAVKKQEVIIQNDSIGMVLLSTAVAVCGSLEFGSCVGYSAPVQSDISIDLNLSVAEYSLFGSIVTIGAMIGAITSGRIADTIGRKGAMALSAVFCIAGWLAIFFTMGTFTLDTGRFFTGYGIGIFSYVVPIYIAEIAPKNLRGGLTTLNQLMIVTGSSISFLLGTVVSWRTLALTGLVPCMLLLVGLMFIPESPRWLAKVGRIAEFEYSLRKLRGQKANIAAETDEIHETIYTLQSLPKARLSDLFNEKYIKAVIIAVGLMVCQQSCGINGIGFYASETFQTAGLSSGKTGTIAYALIQIPVTMLGVFLMDKSGRRALLFVSSSGTFLGCFLAGTSFFFKGQAIFLEWVPLLAVSGVLIFIAAFSIGMGAVPWLIMSEIFPLHIKGAAGSVAVLVNWFGAWAVSYSFNFLINWSPAGTFWLFSGFCILTVIFVAKLVPETKGKSLEEIQASINS, translated from the exons ATGGCGATTACTGAGCACAGGGACATTGAGAAAGGAGATAATAAGGGGCTCGAAGATTTGTTCGAGCCACTTATTGATGACTACAGTTCTAAAAAGAATTTCAATGATGAGGCGGTTAAAAAACAAGAAGTCATAATTCAGAATGATTCGATTGGGATGGTTTTGTTGAGTACTGCTGTTGCGGTTTGTGGCTCTCTTGAATTCGGGTCATGT GTTGGATATTCTGCTCCTGTTCAATCTGATATCAGCATTGATTTGAATTTATCCGTTGCTGAG TATTCACTATTTGGTTCAATTGTAACAATTGGAGCAATGATTGGAGCAATTACGAGCGGTAGAATTGCAGATACAATCGGTCGAAAAGGG GCCATGGCATTATCAGCTGTTTTCTGTATAGCAGGATGGCTTGCCATCTTTTTCACCATG GGAACTTTTACTCTTGATACGGGCCGGTTCTTCACTGGATATGGCATAGGGATTTTCTCTTATGTG GTTCCAATATATATTGCTGAAATAGCACCCAAAAACCTACGTGGAGGGCTCACCACTCTCAATCAA CTCATGATTGTTACTGGTTCATCGATATCATTCTTGTTGGGAACCGTTGTTTCATGGAGAACATTAGCTTTAACCG GACTTGTCCCCTGCATGCTTCTGCTTGTCGGCCTAATGTTTATTCCAGAATCCCCTCGATGGCTG GCAAAAGTAGGACGCATAGCAGAATTCGAGTATTCTTTACGCAAACTCCGTGGTCAGAAAGCAAACATTGCTGCTGAAACCGATGAGATACAT GAAACTATATATACTCTTCAAAGTCTTCCTAAAGCTAGACTATCGGATTTattcaatgaaaaatacatcaAAGCCGTTATT ATTGCTGTTGGATTAATGGTATGCCAACAATCTTGTGGAATCAATGGAATAGGATTCTATGCAAGTGAAACCTTTCAAACTGCTG GACTTTCATCGGGTAAAACTGGAACCATTGCCTATGCCTTAATTCAG ATTCCTGTAACGATGCTCGGGGTATTCTTAATGGACAAATCAGGGAGAAGGGCTCTTCTTTTT GTATCTTCATCTGGGACATTTCTTGGTTGTTTTCTTGCTggaacttcattttttttcaagGGTCAAGCCATTTTTCTCGAATGGGTCCCTCTTCTTGCCGTTTCTGGTGTTCTGATATTCATAGCAGCGTTCTCAATTGGAATGGGGGCTGTACCTTGGTTAATCATGTCTGAG aTATTCCCCTTGCATATAAAAGGCGCTGCAGGGAGTGTAGCCGTGCTAGTGAATTGGTTTGGTGCATGGGCAGTTTCATACAGTTTTAACTTTCTTATTAACTGGAGTCCTGCTG GTACATTCTGGTTGTTTTCCGGATTTTGTATCCTCACAGTTATCTTTGTGGCAAAGTTAGTGCCTGAAACGAAAGGAAAAAGCTTGGAAGAAATTCAAGCTTCCATCAACTCATAA
- the LOC122609677 gene encoding sugar transporter ERD6-like 16: MGITKNRDIEKADNKSVVKDLEKPLIDDKKNVGEKDHKESLSMVLFSTAVAVCGSLEFGMCVGFSAPAQSAICNDLNLSVAQFSLFGSIITIGAMIGSVTSGRIADSIGRKGSMALGSVFCIAGWLAVYYAMGSVLLDTGRFFTGYGIGIYTYVVPIYIAEIAPKELRGGLTTLNQLMIVTGSSISFLLGTVVTWRTLGLTSLTPSVLLIAGLMFIPESPRWLAKEGRDLEFDDSLGKLRGPKANITAEAAEIKETILALQSLPKARVLDLFDPKYIKPVIISVGLMICQQDGGINGIGFYASETFQFAGLKSGKAGTIAYALIQIPITIVGVILMDKAGRRILLLISASGCSLGCFLTGTGFFFKSQAIFSEWVAFLAVSGVLVFIASFSVGMGAIPWLIMSEIFPLHIKGAAGSLVCIVNWLGAWVVSYSFNFLINWSPEGTFWLFSGFSLLTIVFVVKLVPETKGKSLEEIQATLNS; encoded by the exons ATGGGGATTACAAAGAATAGAGACATTGAAAAAGCGGATAACAAATCCGTTGTAAAGGATTTGGAGAAACCATTGATAGATGATAAGAAAAATGTTGGTGAAAAAGATCATAAAGAGTCGCTTTCAATGGTGCTTTTTAGCACCGCTGTTGCCGTTTGTGGTTCCCTTGAATTTGGAATGTGT GTGGGATTCTCAGCTCCTGCTCAATCTGCTATTTGTAACGATTTGAATTTATCAGTTGCTCAG TTTTCTCTTTTTGGGTCGATAATAACAATTGGTGCAATGATTGGATCAGTAACCAGCGGGAGAATTGCAGACTCAATTGGTCGAAAAGGG TCCATGGCGTTAGGATCAGTTTTTTGTATAGCAGGATGGCTTGCAGTGTATTACGCCATG GGATCCGTGTTACTTGATACGGGCCGATTCTTCACTGGATATGGTATAGGGATCTACACTTATGTG GTTCCTATATATATCGCGGAAATAGCACCAAAAGAGCTCCGTGGAGGACTTACCACCCTCAATCAG CTCATGATTGTTACTGGTTCATCAATATCGTTTTTGCTGGGAACAGTTGTTACATGGAGAACTTTAGGTTTAACCA GTCTTACTCCCAGTGTACTCCTGATTGCCGGCCTAATGTTTATTCCAGAGTCCCCTCGGTGGCTA GCTAAGGAAGGGCGTGACTTAGAATTTGATGATTCTTTGGGCAAACTACGTGGTCCAAAGGCAAACATTACTGCTGAAGCGGCCGAGATAAAA GAGACTATACTTGCTCTTCAAAGTCTGCCTAAAGCTAGAGTATTGGATTTGTTTGATCCGAAATACATAAAACCAGTTATT ATCTCCGTTGGATTAATGATTTGTCAACAAGATGGAGGAATCAATGGGATAGGATTCTATGCAAGCGAAACATTTCAATTTGCTG GACTTAAATCTGGTAAAGCTGGAACCATTGCTTATGCCTTGATTCAG ATTCCTATAACGATAGTTGGCGTAATCTTAATGGATAAAGCCGGCAGAAGGATTCTCCTTCTGATCTCTGCAAGCGGTTGTAGTCTTGGCTGTTTTCTTACTGGAACTGGATTTTTCTTCAAg AGCCAAGCCATTTTCAGTGAATGGGTAGCATTTCTCGCTGTCTCGGGTGTTCTGGTATTCATAGCATCGTTTTCAGTTGGGATGGGTGCAATACCATGGTTGATCATGTCTGAG ATATTCCCATTGCACATAAAAGGTGCTGCAGGAAGCTTGGTATGCATAGTGAATTGGTTGGGTGCGTGGGTTGTTTCTTACAGTTTCAACTTCCTCATCAACTGGAGTCCTGAAG GTACGTTTTGGCTGTTTTCGGGATTTTCTCTTCTTACTATTGTTTTTGTAGTAAAGTTAGTGCCGGAAACAAAAGGAAAAAGCTTGGAAGAAATACAGGCCACACTGAACTCGTAA
- the LOC122609675 gene encoding sodium/hydrogen exchanger 2-like codes for MAVDLGLLLTGKMNSTITSLGTSEHSAVVNMNLFVALLCGCIILGHLFEESRWMNESITALVIGLCTGAIILISTGGRNSHLFVFSEDLFFIYLLPPIIFNAGFQVKKKQFFRNFMTIVLFGAIGTGISFTIISFGAINIFKRMNVGSLDLGDFLAIGAIFSATDSVCTLQVLNQDETPLLYSLVFGEGVVNDATSIVIFNAVQNFDLSRITTSDAFNLIGNFFYLFVTSTVLGAGAGLLSAYVIKRLYFGRHSTDREVAIMILMAYLSYMLAELFYLSGILTVFFCGIVMSHYTWHNVTEKSRVTTKHAFATLSFISELFIFLYVGMDALDIEKWSFVQDSPGKSIGVSAILLGLVLVGRACFVFPLSCLSNLTKKNANEKITFRQQVLIWWAGLMRGAVSMALAYNQFTRLGHTQLRGNAIMITSTITVVLFSTIVFGLITKPLVRLLLPPSRNMTRMLSSEPTSPKSFIIPLLGNHRDPEATPGQKGSVLHPSSLRVLLATPSHTVHYYWRKFDDAFMRPVFGGRGFVPYNPGTPTEESVHNLIPEEGSN; via the exons ATGGCAGTTGATTTAGGGTTGTTATTAACGGGAAAGATGAATAGTACTATAACATCATTAGGCACCTCTGAGCATTCTGCTGTTGTGAACATGAATCTGTTTGTTGCTCTCCTCTGTGGTTGTATCATTCTTGGTCATCTTTTCGAAGAAAGCCGTTGGATGAATGAATCTATCACTGCCCTTGTCATT GGTCTTTGCACTGGTGCTATTATCTTAATAAGCACTGGAGGAAGAAATTCACATCTTTTTGTGTTTAGTGAAgatcttttctttatttatcttCTTCCACCCATCATCTTTAATGCCGG GTTCCAGGTAAAGAAGAAACAATTTTTTCGCAATTTCATGACCATCGTTCTATTTGGTGCTATTGGTACTGGAATATCCTTCACCATCATATCATTTG GAGCtataaacattttcaaaagaatGAATGTTGGTTCTCTTGACCTAGGAGACTTTCTTG CAATAGGAGCGATATTTTCTGCAACAGATTCTGTATGCACTTTGCAG GTTCTCAATCAAGATGAAACCCCTTTATTATATAGTTTGGTGTTTGGGGAAGGCGTCGTGAATGATGCTACATCAATCGTGATATTCAATGCAGTCCAAAACTTTGATTTATCTCGGATCACAACAAGTGATGCATTTAATTTAATTGGAAATTTCTTCTATTTATTTGTAACAAGCACGGTCCTAGGAGCTGGT GCGGGCCTACTAAGTGCTTATGTTATAAAAAGGCTATACTTTGGAAG GCATTCAACTGATCGAGAAGTTGCTATCATGATTTTAATGGCTTATCTTTCATATATGCTAGCTGAA TTATTCTATTTGAGTGGCATTCTCACGGTGTTCTTCTGTGGAATTGTAATGTCGCATTACACCTGGCATAATGTCACAGAGAAATCAAGAGTCACTACCAA GCATGCTTTTGCAACATTGTCATTTATTTCGGAGTTATTTATCTTTCTGTATGTTGGTATGGATGCTTTGGATATTGAAAAGTGGAGCTTTGTACAAGACAG CCCTGGAAAATCAATTGGAGTTAGTGCTATTCTGTTGGGGCTGGTCTTAGTTGGAAGGGCGTGCTTCGTTTTTCCGCTATCATGTTTATCCAACTTGACAAAGAAGAATGCAAACGAGAAAATCACTTTTAGGCAGCAA GTCTTAATTTGGTGGGCTGGTCTTATGAGAGGTGCTGTTTCTATGGCCCTTGCCTATAATCAG TTCACACGACTAGGCCACACACAATTGCGTGGGAACGCGATCATGATTACAAGTACCATCACTGTTGTTCTTTTCAGCACAATA GTATTTGGACTAATTACAAAGCCTCTAGTGAGACTATTACTGCCACCATCCAGAAACATGACCCGAATGCTATCCTCAGAACCAACCAGCCCTAAGTCCTTCATCATTCCTTTATTAGGAAACCATCGTGACCCAGAAGCTACACCAGGCCAAAAAGGGTCTGTACTCCACCCATCTAGTCTACGTGTCCTCCTTGCAACACCTTCGCACACAGTCCACTACTACTGGAGAAAGTTTGATGATGCCTTCATGCGTCCAGTTTTTGGTGGTCGTGGTTTTGTCCCCTATAATCCGGGAACACCTACAGAAGAAAGTGTTCATAATTTGATCCCTGAAGAAGGTAGCAACTAA
- the LOC122578201 gene encoding 40S ribosomal protein S3-1-like: protein MASQLSKKRKFVADGVFFAELNEILTRELAEDGYSGVEVRVTPMRTEIIIRATRTQNVLGEKGRRIRELTSLVQKRFKFPENSVELYAERVNNRGLCAVAQAESLRYKLLGGLAVRRACYGVLRFVMESGAKGCEVIVSGKLRAQRAKSMKFKDGYMVSSGHPANAYIDKAVRHVLLRQGVLGIKVKIMLDWDPTGKVGPKAPLPDNVVIHMPKDDFFTHPPKEAEEYRPDEPIPMPAAV, encoded by the exons ATGGCGAGTCAATTGAGCAAAAAAAGAAAG TTTGTAGCGGATGGCGTGTTCTTTGCTGAACTGAATGAAATCCTCACTAGAGAACTTGCCGAGGACGGCTACTCGGGTGTCGAAGTTAGGGTTACGCCTATGCGTACCGAGATCATCATCCGGGCCACACGTACCCAAAATGTTCTTG GTGAGAAGGGAAGGCGAATAAGGGAGCTGACATCTCTTGTTCAGAAGCGTTTTAAGTTTCCTGAAAACAGTGTGGAGCTTTACGCTGAAAGGGTCAACAACAGAGGGCTGTGTGCCGTTGCCCAGGCTGAGTCTTTGCGTTACAAGCTTCTTGGAGGTCTTGCTGTCCGCAG GGCATGCTATGGTGTTCTAAGATTTGTCATGGAAAGTGGGGCAAAAGGGTGTGAG GTTATTGTCAGTGGAAAGCTTAGGGCTCAACGTGCGAAATCAATGAAATTCAAAGATGGGTACATGGTCTCATCTGGTCATCCAGCGAATGCGTACATTGACAAAGCTGTAAGACATGTGCTTCTAAGACAG GGTGTTCTTGGTATCAAAGTGAAGATCATGCTTGACTGGGACCCTACCGGAAAGGTTGGTCCCAAAGCACCTTTACCTGATAATGTAGTGATCCACATGCCCAAGGATGATTTCTTTACCCATCCACCAAAGGAAGCGGAAGAATATAGACCTGATGAGCCTATTCCGATGCCAGCTGCTGTTTGA